Proteins co-encoded in one Prunus persica cultivar Lovell chromosome G6, Prunus_persica_NCBIv2, whole genome shotgun sequence genomic window:
- the LOC18774121 gene encoding hydrophobic protein RCI2B: protein MGTATFVDIIIAILLPPLGVFLKFGCEAEFWICLILTLFGYLPGIIYAIYILTK from the exons ATGGGCACAGCAACTTTCGTTGACATCATCATAGCCATCCTCTTGCCTCCTCTTggtgtcttcctcaagtttgGCTGCGAA GCGGAATTTTGGATCTGTTTGATTTTGACTCTTTTTGGTTATCTCCCTGGTATTATCTATGCCATCTACATCCTCACCAAGTGA